Proteins from one Chanodichthys erythropterus isolate Z2021 chromosome 15, ASM2448905v1, whole genome shotgun sequence genomic window:
- the psmb4 gene encoding proteasome subunit beta type-4 has translation MESNGLKLNFWENGPKPGQFYSFPGSSSAAPSCGPIKHTLNPMVTGTSVLGVKFTGGVIIAADMLGSYGSLARFRNISRLMKVNNTTILGASGDYADYQYLKQIIEQMVIDEELLGDGHSYTPKAIHSWLTRVMYNRRSKMNPLWNTVVIGGFYNGESFLGYVDKLGVAYEAPTVATGFGAYLAQPLMREVLDNKVEITKDEARALIERCLKVLYYRDARSYNRHEIAIVTADGVEIIGPLSSETNWDIAHLVSGFE, from the exons ATGGAGTCGAATGGACTGAAGCTGAATTTCTGGGAGAACGGACCGAAACCCGGTCAGTTTTATTCATTCCCGGGTAGCAGCAGCGCGGCTCCATCATGTGGACCcatcaaacacacact CAACCCCATGGTAACGGGCACGTCAGTGCTGGGTGTGAAGTTCACCGGTGGTGTGATCATTGCTGCCGACATGCTCGGCTCCTACGGGTCCCTGGCGCGTTTCCGCAACATCTCCAGACTCATGAAAGTCAACAACACCACCATCCTCGGAGCCTCAGGAGACTATGCTGACTACCAGTACCTTAAACAGATCATTGAGCAGATGGT gATCGATGAGGAGCTTCTTGGAGATGGACACAGCTACACACCTAAAGCCATCCACTCCTGGCTCACACGGGTCATGTACAACCGCCGCAGCAAGATGAACCCCTTGTGGAACACAGTGGTCATTGGTGGATTTTACAATGGAGAGAG CTTTCTCGGTTATGTGGACAAGTTAGGAGTTGCATATGAAGCCCCAACAGTAGCAACAGGATTTGGTGCTTATTTGGCTCAG CCCTTGATGAGGGAGGTGCTAGACAACAAGGTAGAAATCACAAAGGATGAGGCACGAGCACTGATAGAGCGATGCCTTAAAGTGCTGTACTACCGTGACGCCCGCTCATACAACAGG CATGAAATCGCCATTGTAACAGCTGATGGTGTGGAGATTATTGGACCACTGTCTTCTGAAACAAACTGGGACATTGCTCATCTGGTCAG TGGTTTTGAATGA